From a single Gadus morhua chromosome 3, gadMor3.0, whole genome shotgun sequence genomic region:
- the si:dkey-9i23.8 gene encoding parapinopsin isoform X3, with translation MNKYLNDSAVERPWTEVERWVLVTVLGLEMVMGVVGNCLVLLIKVMCSKQYSCRYWVPFLSLTLSDLGSSALIMSGSLLAMLTGGQTSPWCEVVSLLKFAFITSSIGSIAILCVQRLMGMPPRGSVLFVVLVLTCLAAWVSGVVFGTVPVVYAWIKYLYDPAEMLCAVFWETSYSDMMVYILCAFSVCIFLPVLLIFLGSLMTAAGLVPRWNTYNEEDDMSLVTPLLVAFYLLCYTPFVVSELILLGKQDLSPAPYWLRTLSSVMSYLDCGLNPLIYCSHRDFREAGLSLLWTSRKSFSDPILTGITQLNL, from the exons A TGAATAAGTACCTTAACGACAGTGCGGTGGAGCGACCCTGGACGGAGGTGGAGAGATGGGTGTTGGTGACAGTGTTGGGGCTGGaaatggtgatgggggtggtgggcaACTGCCTTGTCCTGCTCATCAAAGTCATG TGCAGTAAGCAGTACTCTTGTCGCTACTGGGTTCCCTTCCTGAGTCTCACCCTGTCGGACCTAG GGTCCTCTGCGCTCATCATGTCTGGCTCCCTGCTGGCCATGCTGACCGGCGGTCAGACATCTCCTTGGTGTGAGGTGGTCAGCCTGTTAAAGTTTGCTTTCATTACCTCCTCTATTGGAAGCATAG CCATCCTGTGTGTGCAGCGCTTGATGGGCATGCCACCTAGGGGCAGCGTCTTGTTTGTGGTTCTGGTGCTGACCTGCTTGGCCGCCTGGGTGTCAGGCGTGGTGTTTGGGACTGTCCCTGTGGTCTACGCCTGGATCAAGTATCT GTACGACCCCGCTGAGATGCTGTGTGCAGTGTTCTGGGAGACCAGCTACTCAGACATGATGGTGTACATCCTGTGTGCCTTCTCTGTCTGCATCTTCCTCCCCGTGCTCCTCATCTTCTTGGGCTCTTTGATGACCGCAGCCGGCCTCGTGCCGCGGTGGAACACCTACAA CGAGGAGGACGACATGTCGTTAGTCACGCCACTGCTGGTGGCCTTCTACCTGCTCTGCTACACCCCCTTCGTCGTGTCCGAG CTGATTCTCCTGGGCAAGCAGGATCTGTCCCCGGCTCCTTATTGGCTGAGGACCTTGTCATCGGTCATGTCCTACCTGGATTGTGGGCTGAACCCACTCATCTACTGCTCTCACCGAGACTTTAGGGAGGCGGGCCTATCCCTGCTGTGGACCAGTAGAAAGTCCTTCTCAGATCCCATTCTCACAGGCATAACACAGTTAAACCTATAG
- the si:dkey-9i23.8 gene encoding parapinopsin isoform X1, whose protein sequence is MPRKERRLKQKELREAAKGSGSLTSWMTKSTKGTLNVSTATSTLEGRRQVVYPIPTMNKYLNDSAVERPWTEVERWVLVTVLGLEMVMGVVGNCLVLLIKVMCSKQYSCRYWVPFLSLTLSDLGSSALIMSGSLLAMLTGGQTSPWCEVVSLLKFAFITSSIGSIAILCVQRLMGMPPRGSVLFVVLVLTCLAAWVSGVVFGTVPVVYAWIKYLYDPAEMLCAVFWETSYSDMMVYILCAFSVCIFLPVLLIFLGSLMTAAGLVPRWNTYNEEDDMSLVTPLLVAFYLLCYTPFVVSELILLGKQDLSPAPYWLRTLSSVMSYLDCGLNPLIYCSHRDFREAGLSLLWTSRKSFSDPILTGITQLNL, encoded by the exons ATGCCTCGTAAGGAGAGGAGGTTAAAACAAAAGGAGCTGCGTGAGGCTGCGAAAGGCAGTGGATCACTCACCAGTTGGATGACAAAGAGCACAAAAG GTACACTCAATGTGAGCACTGCTACGAGCACTCTTGAAGGTAGAAGGCAGGTGGTTTATCCTATTCCTACAA TGAATAAGTACCTTAACGACAGTGCGGTGGAGCGACCCTGGACGGAGGTGGAGAGATGGGTGTTGGTGACAGTGTTGGGGCTGGaaatggtgatgggggtggtgggcaACTGCCTTGTCCTGCTCATCAAAGTCATG TGCAGTAAGCAGTACTCTTGTCGCTACTGGGTTCCCTTCCTGAGTCTCACCCTGTCGGACCTAG GGTCCTCTGCGCTCATCATGTCTGGCTCCCTGCTGGCCATGCTGACCGGCGGTCAGACATCTCCTTGGTGTGAGGTGGTCAGCCTGTTAAAGTTTGCTTTCATTACCTCCTCTATTGGAAGCATAG CCATCCTGTGTGTGCAGCGCTTGATGGGCATGCCACCTAGGGGCAGCGTCTTGTTTGTGGTTCTGGTGCTGACCTGCTTGGCCGCCTGGGTGTCAGGCGTGGTGTTTGGGACTGTCCCTGTGGTCTACGCCTGGATCAAGTATCT GTACGACCCCGCTGAGATGCTGTGTGCAGTGTTCTGGGAGACCAGCTACTCAGACATGATGGTGTACATCCTGTGTGCCTTCTCTGTCTGCATCTTCCTCCCCGTGCTCCTCATCTTCTTGGGCTCTTTGATGACCGCAGCCGGCCTCGTGCCGCGGTGGAACACCTACAA CGAGGAGGACGACATGTCGTTAGTCACGCCACTGCTGGTGGCCTTCTACCTGCTCTGCTACACCCCCTTCGTCGTGTCCGAG CTGATTCTCCTGGGCAAGCAGGATCTGTCCCCGGCTCCTTATTGGCTGAGGACCTTGTCATCGGTCATGTCCTACCTGGATTGTGGGCTGAACCCACTCATCTACTGCTCTCACCGAGACTTTAGGGAGGCGGGCCTATCCCTGCTGTGGACCAGTAGAAAGTCCTTCTCAGATCCCATTCTCACAGGCATAACACAGTTAAACCTATAG
- the si:dkey-9i23.8 gene encoding prolactin-releasing peptide receptor isoform X2, whose protein sequence is MPRKERRLKQKELREAAKGSGSLTSWMTKSTKGTLNVSTATSTLEGRRQVVYPIPTMNKYLNDSAVERPWTEVERWVLVTVLGLEMVMGVVGNCLVLLIKVMCSKQYSCRYWVPFLSLTLSDLGSSALIMSGSLLAMLTGGQTSPWCEVVSLLKFAFITSSIGSIAILCVQRLMGMPPRGSVLFVVLVLTCLAAWVSGVVFGTVPVVYAWIKYDPAEMLCAVFWETSYSDMMVYILCAFSVCIFLPVLLIFLGSLMTAAGLVPRWNTYNEEDDMSLVTPLLVAFYLLCYTPFVVSELILLGKQDLSPAPYWLRTLSSVMSYLDCGLNPLIYCSHRDFREAGLSLLWTSRKSFSDPILTGITQLNL, encoded by the exons ATGCCTCGTAAGGAGAGGAGGTTAAAACAAAAGGAGCTGCGTGAGGCTGCGAAAGGCAGTGGATCACTCACCAGTTGGATGACAAAGAGCACAAAAG GTACACTCAATGTGAGCACTGCTACGAGCACTCTTGAAGGTAGAAGGCAGGTGGTTTATCCTATTCCTACAA TGAATAAGTACCTTAACGACAGTGCGGTGGAGCGACCCTGGACGGAGGTGGAGAGATGGGTGTTGGTGACAGTGTTGGGGCTGGaaatggtgatgggggtggtgggcaACTGCCTTGTCCTGCTCATCAAAGTCATG TGCAGTAAGCAGTACTCTTGTCGCTACTGGGTTCCCTTCCTGAGTCTCACCCTGTCGGACCTAG GGTCCTCTGCGCTCATCATGTCTGGCTCCCTGCTGGCCATGCTGACCGGCGGTCAGACATCTCCTTGGTGTGAGGTGGTCAGCCTGTTAAAGTTTGCTTTCATTACCTCCTCTATTGGAAGCATAG CCATCCTGTGTGTGCAGCGCTTGATGGGCATGCCACCTAGGGGCAGCGTCTTGTTTGTGGTTCTGGTGCTGACCTGCTTGGCCGCCTGGGTGTCAGGCGTGGTGTTTGGGACTGTCCCTGTGGTCTACGCCTGGATCAA GTACGACCCCGCTGAGATGCTGTGTGCAGTGTTCTGGGAGACCAGCTACTCAGACATGATGGTGTACATCCTGTGTGCCTTCTCTGTCTGCATCTTCCTCCCCGTGCTCCTCATCTTCTTGGGCTCTTTGATGACCGCAGCCGGCCTCGTGCCGCGGTGGAACACCTACAA CGAGGAGGACGACATGTCGTTAGTCACGCCACTGCTGGTGGCCTTCTACCTGCTCTGCTACACCCCCTTCGTCGTGTCCGAG CTGATTCTCCTGGGCAAGCAGGATCTGTCCCCGGCTCCTTATTGGCTGAGGACCTTGTCATCGGTCATGTCCTACCTGGATTGTGGGCTGAACCCACTCATCTACTGCTCTCACCGAGACTTTAGGGAGGCGGGCCTATCCCTGCTGTGGACCAGTAGAAAGTCCTTCTCAGATCCCATTCTCACAGGCATAACACAGTTAAACCTATAG
- the ndufs8a gene encoding NADH:ubiquinone oxidoreductase core subunit S8a, which yields MAATLRLLYSTSRQGSFVTGQSLVRCFSVSGQRESFKYVNAQEASLDMKAITDRAAQTLLWTELFRGLGMTMSYLFREPATINYPFEKGPLSPRFRGEHALRRYPSGEERCIACKLCEAICPAQAITIEAEPRADGSRRTTRYDIDMTKCIYCGFCQEACPVDAIVEGPNFEFSTETHEELLYNKEKLLNNGDKWEAEIAANIQADYLYR from the exons ATGGCTGCAACTCTGCGTTTGCTGTACTCCACCTCCAGGCAAG gGTCGTTTGTGACTGGCCAGAGTCTAGTTAGGTGCTTCAGTGTGTccgggcagagagagagtttta AGTATGTGAATGCCCAGGAGGCTTCCCTGGACATGAAGGCCATCACAGACCGGGCCGCTCAGACTCTGCTGTGGACAGAGCTGTTCAGAG GGCTGGGCATGACGATGAGCTACCTCTTCAGGGAGCCTGCCACCATCAACTACCCCTTTGAGAAGGGACCCCTCTCTCCACGCTTCAGAGGGGAGCACGCCCTCCGCAG GTATCCTTCTGGAGAGGAGCGCTGCATTGCCTGCAAGTTGTGTGAGGCCATCTGCCCTGCCCAG GCCATCACCATTGAGGCTGAGCCACGCGCCGACGGCAGCCGGAGAACCACCCGCTACGACATCGACATGACCAAGTGCATCTACTGCGGCTTCTGTCAGGAGGCCTGCCCCGTGGACGCCATCGTCgag GGCCCGAACTTTGAGTTCTCCACTGAGACCCACGAAGAGCTGCTTTACAACAAGGAGAAGCTGCTCAACAACGGAGATAAATGGGAGGCAGAGATTGCAGCCAACATACAAGCAGATTACCTCTATCGATAA
- the si:dkey-9i23.8 gene encoding parapinopsin isoform X4 encodes MGVGDSVGAGNGDGGGGQLPCPAHQSHGRACSKQYSCRYWVPFLSLTLSDLGSSALIMSGSLLAMLTGGQTSPWCEVVSLLKFAFITSSIGSIAILCVQRLMGMPPRGSVLFVVLVLTCLAAWVSGVVFGTVPVVYAWIKYLYDPAEMLCAVFWETSYSDMMVYILCAFSVCIFLPVLLIFLGSLMTAAGLVPRWNTYNEEDDMSLVTPLLVAFYLLCYTPFVVSELILLGKQDLSPAPYWLRTLSSVMSYLDCGLNPLIYCSHRDFREAGLSLLWTSRKSFSDPILTGITQLNL; translated from the exons ATGGGTGTTGGTGACAGTGTTGGGGCTGGaaatggtgatgggggtggtgggcaACTGCCTTGTCCTGCTCATCAAAGTCATGGTAGGGCT TGCAGTAAGCAGTACTCTTGTCGCTACTGGGTTCCCTTCCTGAGTCTCACCCTGTCGGACCTAG GGTCCTCTGCGCTCATCATGTCTGGCTCCCTGCTGGCCATGCTGACCGGCGGTCAGACATCTCCTTGGTGTGAGGTGGTCAGCCTGTTAAAGTTTGCTTTCATTACCTCCTCTATTGGAAGCATAG CCATCCTGTGTGTGCAGCGCTTGATGGGCATGCCACCTAGGGGCAGCGTCTTGTTTGTGGTTCTGGTGCTGACCTGCTTGGCCGCCTGGGTGTCAGGCGTGGTGTTTGGGACTGTCCCTGTGGTCTACGCCTGGATCAAGTATCT GTACGACCCCGCTGAGATGCTGTGTGCAGTGTTCTGGGAGACCAGCTACTCAGACATGATGGTGTACATCCTGTGTGCCTTCTCTGTCTGCATCTTCCTCCCCGTGCTCCTCATCTTCTTGGGCTCTTTGATGACCGCAGCCGGCCTCGTGCCGCGGTGGAACACCTACAA CGAGGAGGACGACATGTCGTTAGTCACGCCACTGCTGGTGGCCTTCTACCTGCTCTGCTACACCCCCTTCGTCGTGTCCGAG CTGATTCTCCTGGGCAAGCAGGATCTGTCCCCGGCTCCTTATTGGCTGAGGACCTTGTCATCGGTCATGTCCTACCTGGATTGTGGGCTGAACCCACTCATCTACTGCTCTCACCGAGACTTTAGGGAGGCGGGCCTATCCCTGCTGTGGACCAGTAGAAAGTCCTTCTCAGATCCCATTCTCACAGGCATAACACAGTTAAACCTATAG